The following is a genomic window from Flavobacterium sp..
AAAACAGAAAGCAAAAAGCACCAAAGCAAAAAATAAGTAAAGTTATAAGCTTAGAAAATGTCCATTCAAAATAATATTCTGCAATAATTCCAATTGCAAAACTAATGGTAATGGTGAGTAAAGGAAACTTTAATACTTTCAACGCTTAATCTGATTATTTCCGTAAACTATTCACAATCAATTCTGCCGTTTTTTGACTAGCACCATGTCCTCCTAAATTTTGTTTCAACTCGGCGTAATTTTGTAATAAAATGGTGCGGTTTTCAGAATCTAGAATTTTTACCAATTCAATTTTTAAATTTTTCGTATTCAATTCTTCCTGAATTAACTCTTTTACCACTTCTTTATCCATAATCAAATTGACTAATGATATGTATTTTAAAGTAATAATGCGTTTAGCAATTTGATACGAAATGTAACTTCCTTTATAACAAACCACTTCAGGAACATTAAACAATGCAGTTTCTAAAGTTGCAGTTCCAGAAGTTACTAAAGCAGCATACGAATGACTCAATAAATCATAGGTTTTATTGGAAATAAATTTCACATTTTCGTTGGTTAAAAATGTTTTGTAAAATTCATATTCCTGACTTGGAGCGCCTGCAATAACAAATTGATAATCAGGAAAATATTTTACTACCGATAACATAATAGAAAGCATTTTAGAAATTTCTTGCTTTCTACTTCCTGGTAACAATGCAATGATAGGCTTGTCTGATAAATTATTTTCTTTTCTAAATTTTTCGTCTGAAATTTCAGTTCGGTTCGCTATGGCATCAATTAACGGATGTCCAACAAAATGTACAGGGAAATTATGTTTTTTCCCGTAAAAATCTTTCTCAAATGGAAGAATCACGTACATATAATCTACATCGCGCTTAATTGCCTTAATGCGATTTTCTTTCCAAGCCCAAATTTGAGGCGAAATGTAATAATGTGTAGGGATATTTCGCTCTTTTGCCCAAGTAGCAATGCGCATATTAAAACCCGGATAATCTATAAAAATAATGGCATCAGGTTGAAACGCTTCAATATCTTTTTTACAAATTTTGATGTTATTCAAAATCGTTTTTAGGTTCAAAATAACTTCAATAAAACCCATAAATGCTAATTCACGATAGTGTTTTACTAAAGTTCCACCTACATTTTGCATTAAATCGCCACCCCAAAAACGAATTTCAGCCGTTGGATCTTTTTCAATCAACGCTTTCATTAAGTTAGAGCCGTGTAAATCGCCCGAAGCTTCTCCTGCTATGATATAATATTTCATATATTTTCTTTATAATTCCCACGAATTCAATTGCTGAATGGCATGATGTGCTGTTAAATCAAACTGAACCGGAACAATTGAAATATAACCGTTTTCTAAAGCCCATTCGTCTGTATCCGTTCCTTTGTCTTGATTGATAAATTTACCGGTTAACCAATAATATTCTTTTCCTTGTGGGTTGGTTCTTTTATCAAATTCTTCTTGCCACATGGCTTTTGCTTGGCGACAAATTTTAATGCCTTTGATATCTTCTTTACTTAATTTCGGAAAATTTACGTTTAGTATCACGCCCTCAGGTAATCCTTTTTCTAAAACACCTTGCGCAATTTGTTTTACATAACTTTTTATAGGTTCAAAATTAGCATCCCAACTATAATCTAATAACGAAAATCCGATAGCGGGAATCCCTTCGATTCCAGCTTCCACTGCAGCGCTCATTGTACCTGAATAAATTACATTAATGGAAGAATTTGAACCATGATTAATACCCGATACACACAAATCGGGTTTTCTATTTAAAATTTCATTAACGGCAATTTTTACACAATCTACTGGGGTGCCACTGCAACTGTATTCTTGTGAAAGATCTTTATCTAGTGTTACTTTTTCTAATTTTAGGGTATTGTTTATGGTAATAGCATGACCCATTGCGCTTTGTGGGCTATCTGGAGCAACTACAACTACATCTCCAAGTTCTTTCATTACTTCAATTAAAGTTCGAATTCCAGGAGCAACAATGCCATCATCGTTTGTTACTAGTATTAGAGGTCTTGCCATTTTTACATTTTTTGCTAAATTAAATAATTTATGCCGAATCCTTTTTTTTGAATCCTTTTTTTTATTGGTTTAACAAAAAATTATAGTAATTTGCACACTTGTGGCATGATTTTTTGTGTAATTTAGTTGAAAATTTTTCAATGAAACGAATAGTTGAATTTATGAAAAGAAATTATAAGGTTATATTGTTGGTAACTGCTTTATCTGCAATACTTTGGAGTTTTATCCCAAGTGAGAAAAAAGAAGATCCTGAAAAAGATAAACTTTTATTGGAGTTGTTGGCCTTTGTTTTAGAAAAAGGGCATTATAGTCCTGTGGAGTTAAATGATGATTTTTCTAAAAAAGTATATAAAAAATATTTAGATAATCTTGATCCTACAAGACGCTTTTTTCTACAAAGCGATTTGAATGAGTTCAGTAAATATGAAACTTCTATCGATGACATGATTAAGAACAAAGATATTTCATTTTTTAATTTAACAAATGAACGTTTGTTACAAAGAATGAAAGAGTCAAGAGCTATTTATGAAGAAGTATTAAGTAAACCATTCGATTTCAACTTGCAAGAAACCATCAATGTTGATTATGACAAACTGCCTTACAGTAAAAATAAGACAGAGTTGATGGACAGATGGAGAAAACAATTAAAATTATCTGCTCTTTCTACCATTTCAGATAAACAAAAACTTGAAGAAGATAAAAAGAAAGACGATGCTAAATACCAAGTAAAAAGTTTTGATGTAATTGAAAAAGAAGTTAGAGAAAATTCTTTAAAATCTTTAAACGAATATTTTGACTTTATTGAAAAGGAATTAAATAGAGATGATTGGTATGCCATTTTCTTAAATTCTATTGTAGAGCGATATGATCCACATACGTTTTATTTTTCACCTGAAGATAAAGAAAAATTTGATGTAAGTATGAGTGGAACCTTTCAAGGAATTGGTGCTCGTTTACAAAAAAAAGAAAGTGGAGTTGAAATTTCTGAATTAATTTCTGGTGGTCCAGCTTGGCGTGGGAAAGAGTTAGAAGCGGGTGATTTAATTTTAAAAGTCGCTCAAGGAAAGGAGGAACCTCTTGATATTGCTGGAATGCGTTTAGACGACGTAGTTAAAAAGATTAAAGGACCTAAAGGGACGGAAGTTCGCTTAACAGTTAAAAAAGTTGATGGAACTATTAAGGTAATTTCAATTATTAGAGACGAAGTTGAAACTGAAGAAACTTTTGCAAAATCTAGTATTGTAATGAAAGATGGTAAAAAATACGGAATTATTTATTTGCCAAAATTTTATATTAGTTTTGAAAACAAACTCAATCGAGATGCCTTTAAGGATGTTGCTTTAGAAATCGAAAAACTGAAAGCCCAAAATATTGATGGTCTTATTATGGACTTGAGAGACAATGGAGGAGGTTCTTTAGAAACGGTAGTTAAAATGGTTGGATTATTTATTCCAGAAGGACCAGTTGTACAAGTTAAAGCACCTGGCAGAAGTCCTGAAATTTTACCAGACCCTGATAAAAAAGTACAATATGATGGACCATTAGTAGTAATGATTAATAATTTTTCAGCTTCAGCTTCTGAGATTTTTGCTGCAGCTATTCAAGATTATAAAAGAGGTATTGTGGTTGGAAGTAGTCATTCTTATGGTAAAGGAACAGTTCAAAATGTTATCGATTTAAATCAATTTATTAGAGGTAATTCTTTTGGTGATTTAGGAGCTTTAAAGACTACAATTCAAAAGTTTTATAGAATAAATGGTGGTTCAACCCAAAGAGAAGGAGTAAAAAGTGATATCGTTTTTCCTGATCGATTTGCTTATTTAGATATGGGCGAACGTGATGAGGAAAGTGCTTTACCTTGGGATAAGATAGCACCAGCAAAATATGAGCCTTTACAAATTAATTATGATAATGTTATTGCTAATAGCAAGAAAAGAATTGCTGCTAATCCAGTATTTAATTTAATTGACGAAAATGCAAAATGGATTTTTGAACGTAAAGACGAGAATGTTTTTAGTTTAAATTTAAATGATTTTAATAACGAAATTAATGCTACCGATGCTAAAATTAAAAA
Proteins encoded in this region:
- the lpxB gene encoding lipid-A-disaccharide synthase produces the protein MKYYIIAGEASGDLHGSNLMKALIEKDPTAEIRFWGGDLMQNVGGTLVKHYRELAFMGFIEVILNLKTILNNIKICKKDIEAFQPDAIIFIDYPGFNMRIATWAKERNIPTHYYISPQIWAWKENRIKAIKRDVDYMYVILPFEKDFYGKKHNFPVHFVGHPLIDAIANRTEISDEKFRKENNLSDKPIIALLPGSRKQEISKMLSIMLSVVKYFPDYQFVIAGAPSQEYEFYKTFLTNENVKFISNKTYDLLSHSYAALVTSGTATLETALFNVPEVVCYKGSYISYQIAKRIITLKYISLVNLIMDKEVVKELIQEELNTKNLKIELVKILDSENRTILLQNYAELKQNLGGHGASQKTAELIVNSLRK
- the surE gene encoding 5'/3'-nucleotidase SurE, which encodes MARPLILVTNDDGIVAPGIRTLIEVMKELGDVVVVAPDSPQSAMGHAITINNTLKLEKVTLDKDLSQEYSCSGTPVDCVKIAVNEILNRKPDLCVSGINHGSNSSINVIYSGTMSAAVEAGIEGIPAIGFSLLDYSWDANFEPIKSYVKQIAQGVLEKGLPEGVILNVNFPKLSKEDIKGIKICRQAKAMWQEEFDKRTNPQGKEYYWLTGKFINQDKGTDTDEWALENGYISIVPVQFDLTAHHAIQQLNSWEL
- a CDS encoding carboxy terminal-processing peptidase — its product is MKRIVEFMKRNYKVILLVTALSAILWSFIPSEKKEDPEKDKLLLELLAFVLEKGHYSPVELNDDFSKKVYKKYLDNLDPTRRFFLQSDLNEFSKYETSIDDMIKNKDISFFNLTNERLLQRMKESRAIYEEVLSKPFDFNLQETINVDYDKLPYSKNKTELMDRWRKQLKLSALSTISDKQKLEEDKKKDDAKYQVKSFDVIEKEVRENSLKSLNEYFDFIEKELNRDDWYAIFLNSIVERYDPHTFYFSPEDKEKFDVSMSGTFQGIGARLQKKESGVEISELISGGPAWRGKELEAGDLILKVAQGKEEPLDIAGMRLDDVVKKIKGPKGTEVRLTVKKVDGTIKVISIIRDEVETEETFAKSSIVMKDGKKYGIIYLPKFYISFENKLNRDAFKDVALEIEKLKAQNIDGLIMDLRDNGGGSLETVVKMVGLFIPEGPVVQVKAPGRSPEILPDPDKKVQYDGPLVVMINNFSASASEIFAAAIQDYKRGIVVGSSHSYGKGTVQNVIDLNQFIRGNSFGDLGALKTTIQKFYRINGGSTQREGVKSDIVFPDRFAYLDMGERDEESALPWDKIAPAKYEPLQINYDNVIANSKKRIAANPVFNLIDENAKWIFERKDENVFSLNLNDFNNEINATDAKIKKFKAISDYNNKFQFVSLPDEVALFEKDTLLKQKRERWHEEMQKDIYIEETLNVISDIKLLTKGKSFTQKLSMN